One stretch of Francisella sp. LA112445 DNA includes these proteins:
- a CDS encoding DMT family transporter: MSLQRKAMLALFVVTIFWGATFPLIKISLAYISPGLFVALRLSLSLLLFIPIIIKSNFKHKRYLLKVGAIFGSLEGLSFYFQTHGLYTVSSSESAFLTALSVIMIPFIGSIFKLDRLTIYSVVASFVSLVGIYALSGASFHNFTMGYLWSILCALAYALSVVYLSYETRKNQDTEIFKDLRLLIVLQIIFGIPIPLISDIPSMYLQFNYILVISLVFCSITTIVCYYLQNTYQKYLSMAEVAVIFSFEPIFATIFGRVINDEKIYLSTIVGGLLILASYFIIEFGNRRRQKRG; this comes from the coding sequence ATGAGCCTTCAAAGAAAAGCTATGCTTGCTCTTTTTGTAGTTACTATATTCTGGGGAGCAACATTTCCTCTTATAAAAATTTCTCTAGCGTATATCTCACCAGGATTATTTGTAGCACTTAGACTTAGTCTTTCACTGCTACTTTTTATACCGATCATCATAAAATCAAACTTTAAGCATAAAAGATACCTATTAAAGGTAGGAGCCATTTTTGGATCTTTAGAAGGCTTAAGTTTTTACTTTCAAACTCATGGCCTATATACAGTATCATCAAGTGAGTCTGCATTTCTTACAGCTCTAAGTGTTATTATGATTCCGTTTATTGGTAGCATTTTTAAACTTGATCGTTTAACCATCTATAGTGTAGTTGCATCATTTGTATCTTTAGTTGGTATATATGCTCTTTCTGGGGCTAGCTTTCATAACTTCACTATGGGATATCTTTGGTCAATACTATGTGCATTAGCTTATGCTCTATCAGTAGTTTATCTAAGCTATGAAACTAGAAAAAACCAAGATACTGAAATCTTCAAAGATTTACGATTACTTATAGTTTTACAAATTATTTTTGGCATACCTATTCCTCTTATTTCGGATATCCCCTCTATGTATTTACAGTTTAATTATATTTTAGTAATTTCTTTGGTCTTCTGTTCTATTACAACTATTGTATGCTACTACTTACAAAACACATATCAAAAATATCTAAGTATGGCAGAGGTCGCTGTAATATTTTCATTTGAACCTATTTTTGCCACTATTTTTGGTAGAGTAATTAATGATGAGAAAATATATTTATCCACTATAGTTGGTGGTTTATTGATACTTGCAAGTTATTTTATAATTGAATTTGGAAATAGAAGAAGACAAAAAAGAGGATAA
- a CDS encoding DnaJ C-terminal domain-containing protein — MADYYSLLGVSRDVSEAELKKAYRRLAKKYHPDVNKEKGAEDKFKEIQTAYDVLGDKEKRKLYDTYGENWDKVQQGGFGGSPGGGFGGFSQGGGSQNFNFEDLGDIFGDLFGGGGGARGFGGGQPRARKGEDIDISLRLNVEEAIKGGKRSVSYSYQEAGANGMPTMQHKSVDVNIPAAIGNGKKLRVKGKGGAGVGTNAPAGDLYIKIEVVDHKNYKVDGNDVYEHINIAPWEAALGTSLEIDTPYGKKKMKVPEGSQSGRKMRIKGKGLGTGDFYIVYDVKLPLADTDEKKEFYKQMQDKMNFDPRA; from the coding sequence ATGGCAGATTATTATTCATTACTAGGGGTGAGTAGAGATGTCTCAGAAGCTGAATTAAAAAAAGCATACAGAAGGTTAGCAAAGAAGTATCACCCTGATGTTAATAAAGAGAAAGGCGCGGAAGATAAGTTTAAAGAAATCCAAACAGCATATGATGTTTTAGGTGATAAAGAGAAAAGAAAACTTTACGATACTTATGGGGAAAACTGGGATAAAGTTCAACAAGGCGGCTTTGGCGGCAGTCCTGGAGGAGGTTTTGGAGGTTTTTCTCAAGGCGGAGGCTCTCAGAATTTTAACTTTGAAGATTTAGGTGATATATTTGGAGACCTTTTTGGCGGTGGTGGCGGAGCTCGAGGTTTTGGTGGAGGTCAACCAAGAGCTAGAAAAGGTGAAGATATAGATATATCGTTACGCTTGAATGTCGAGGAAGCAATAAAAGGTGGTAAGAGATCAGTATCTTATAGTTATCAAGAAGCTGGGGCTAACGGTATGCCTACAATGCAACATAAGAGTGTTGATGTGAATATACCAGCAGCAATAGGTAATGGTAAAAAACTACGTGTAAAAGGTAAAGGTGGTGCAGGTGTTGGTACGAATGCTCCAGCAGGTGATCTATATATAAAAATAGAAGTAGTAGATCATAAGAACTATAAAGTTGATGGTAACGATGTTTATGAGCATATAAATATTGCACCATGGGAAGCAGCTTTAGGTACAAGCTTAGAGATTGATACCCCATATGGTAAGAAGAAAATGAAAGTCCCGGAGGGAAGTCAGTCAGGGCGTAAAATGCGTATAAAAGGTAAAGGTCTTGGTACAGGAGATTTTTATATAGTTTATGACGTTAAACTACCTCTTGCAGATACGGATGAGAAAAAAGAGTTTTATAAACAAATGCAAGACAAAATGAATTTTGATCCAAGGGCTTAA
- a CDS encoding RelA/SpoT family protein gives MQVIDSKLLDSDGRIKDELLISELKSFYNGDKFEIIAAALDLLKAKNAESVRHPTGINSFLYAIEMAYVLFRIKADEESVSAGILYELYNFGDLTDEEVQEATNSTVVKILQGTRKMSAIRMYRSDNISLEQIDTFRKMLLTIIEDVRIVLVKIVDKLCTIRHLKSLNDKTQRVIARETLDIYAPLANRLGLGAIKWELEDRAFFFLEQDKYKEIAKDLGVTRKQRESFLNDVIAQLKQALKKYGLEDAIQGRVKHIYSIYKKLKKKSYKSLDDLYDITAVRVITHSIDECYKVLAEVNDLFSPIPEEFSDYIANPKSNGYKSIHTVVHCQDQNIEVQIRTHKMHEESELGFAAHWRYKEGVKFDASYEARVAWLRSLLEWEKEINDDDSDIAKELNSRLYIFTPANELIDLAEGSTVLDFAYSVHTMVGHRTKGAKLNGKIVPLTTKLSTGDKVEILTQKEPNPSKDWASEGLGYLSSARNRSRVTKWFNEQNKEDNIALGKDRLLKELKGYDLKEIDFVEVASKFNMKNSDSLFASIENGNVRVNSIVNHIIDTYSAEEKLIKKRSRIITDRPKVSKILVSGFDGMKYELAKCCQPVYPDEIQGYMSVTKGVVIHTSNCPNLKHLKEKSPEKFIHVAWEKD, from the coding sequence ATGCAAGTTATTGACTCTAAACTTTTAGATAGTGATGGTCGTATAAAAGACGAGCTCTTAATATCTGAGCTTAAAAGCTTTTATAATGGTGATAAGTTTGAAATTATAGCTGCAGCATTAGATCTTCTAAAAGCTAAAAATGCAGAGTCAGTGCGACATCCCACGGGAATCAACTCTTTTTTATATGCTATCGAAATGGCATATGTACTCTTTAGAATTAAGGCTGATGAAGAATCAGTTTCAGCTGGAATACTCTATGAGCTTTACAACTTTGGAGATCTTACTGATGAGGAAGTCCAAGAGGCGACTAATTCTACAGTTGTTAAGATCTTACAAGGTACTCGTAAGATGTCGGCTATCAGAATGTATCGTTCAGATAATATCTCTCTTGAGCAGATTGATACATTTAGAAAAATGTTATTGACGATAATAGAAGATGTTAGGATTGTATTAGTTAAAATTGTCGATAAACTATGCACGATTCGCCATCTGAAGTCTCTAAATGATAAAACTCAGCGTGTTATTGCTCGTGAAACATTAGATATATATGCTCCTTTGGCAAATAGACTTGGTTTAGGTGCTATCAAATGGGAACTTGAAGATAGGGCTTTTTTCTTTTTAGAACAAGATAAATATAAAGAAATTGCTAAAGATTTAGGAGTTACTCGTAAGCAAAGAGAAAGCTTCTTGAATGATGTGATAGCTCAACTAAAGCAAGCTCTGAAAAAATATGGTCTAGAAGATGCAATACAAGGACGAGTTAAACACATATATAGCATATATAAAAAGCTAAAAAAGAAAAGCTACAAAAGCCTTGATGATTTATATGATATTACAGCAGTAAGAGTTATAACTCACAGTATTGACGAGTGCTATAAGGTTTTAGCGGAGGTTAATGATCTTTTCTCCCCAATACCTGAAGAATTTAGCGACTACATAGCAAATCCAAAATCAAATGGTTATAAATCTATACATACTGTGGTACATTGCCAAGATCAAAATATTGAAGTTCAAATTAGAACTCATAAAATGCATGAAGAATCAGAATTAGGCTTTGCAGCGCATTGGCGTTATAAAGAGGGCGTTAAGTTTGATGCGTCATACGAGGCAAGAGTAGCGTGGTTAAGATCTCTTCTTGAGTGGGAAAAAGAGATCAATGATGATGATAGTGATATTGCTAAAGAGCTTAATAGTAGACTTTACATTTTTACTCCAGCAAATGAATTAATCGATTTGGCAGAAGGTTCTACAGTTTTAGATTTTGCATACTCTGTGCATACAATGGTTGGACATCGTACTAAAGGGGCTAAACTAAATGGTAAAATAGTACCTTTAACAACTAAGCTAAGTACAGGAGATAAAGTTGAAATCTTAACTCAAAAAGAACCAAATCCAAGTAAGGATTGGGCATCTGAGGGATTAGGATATTTGTCCTCAGCTCGTAATAGATCTAGGGTTACTAAATGGTTTAATGAGCAAAATAAAGAAGACAATATTGCTTTAGGAAAAGATAGGCTACTTAAAGAGCTTAAAGGTTATGATCTTAAAGAAATTGATTTTGTAGAAGTTGCATCTAAGTTTAATATGAAAAATAGCGATAGTTTATTTGCATCTATTGAAAATGGTAATGTAAGAGTAAACAGTATCGTTAATCATATTATTGATACATATTCAGCTGAAGAAAAGCTTATTAAAAAAAGATCAAGAATCATAACTGATAGACCAAAAGTCTCAAAAATTTTAGTTTCAGGTTTTGATGGCATGAAATATGAGTTGGCTAAATGTTGTCAACCTGTCTATCCTGATGAAAT
- a CDS encoding methylated-DNA--[protein]-cysteine S-methyltransferase — MLEDKPKNSLIRINKDNFKNSFFIQEITTPIGTIIAIADNKYLYTCCHIKDSKIQSIEKLLKTYSERLTFQKNNILEKTEFELDQYFSKKLKKFSIPIKLTGTEFQKQVWQELLKIPYGETISYQQEAINIGKPTAFRAVANANGKNLLPIIIPCHRVINANGKLGGYTGGLEKKEFLLKLESGK; from the coding sequence ATGCTAGAAGATAAACCCAAAAATTCCTTGATAAGAATAAACAAAGACAACTTTAAAAATAGTTTTTTTATTCAAGAAATAACGACTCCCATTGGAACAATAATAGCTATAGCAGATAATAAATATTTGTATACTTGCTGCCATATAAAAGACTCAAAAATTCAATCAATAGAAAAACTCCTTAAAACATATTCTGAGAGATTAACTTTTCAAAAGAATAATATCTTAGAAAAGACAGAGTTTGAGCTAGACCAATATTTTAGTAAGAAGTTAAAGAAATTCTCTATCCCAATTAAACTAACAGGTACAGAGTTTCAAAAACAAGTCTGGCAAGAGTTACTAAAAATTCCATATGGAGAAACTATTAGCTATCAGCAAGAAGCTATAAATATCGGCAAACCAACTGCTTTTAGAGCTGTTGCAAATGCTAATGGCAAAAATCTCTTACCTATAATCATACCTTGTCATAGAGTAATCAATGCTAATGGTAAATTAGGAGGTTATACTGGAGGGTTAGAGAAGAAAGAGTTTCTATTAAAATTAGAGTCAGGAAAATAA
- a CDS encoding aromatic amino acid transport family protein gives MKEVSIVKQIGAVAIIAGTAVGAGMLGIPFAVAAVGFNYAVLALFLVWIIMYATALLIVEANISQPLGTDMDSIASNILGKPGRVLNLVFYLLLLYSLLTAYIFMGGQLFNAYIFSWIHLENINLAKILFCVVFGFFIYKGIRVVFRVNELFLSLKILAFILFIAFVAPSIRSSLLEADSLGEGYIWFAIPILVTSFGFHIVIPAIRNYFENDRIFKRTIAIGALTPLIIYLVWVVATLGTVSLYGHGGFVELSRAGKTLAAAYQNLGQHSSLIFIKLFENFAIITSFLGVALALFSFNRDLYSIDVAKKLKRALVLVITLVPPLIFAMYFVNSFIAALGYASIFVAVLLIIQPAMMVWVVRSKEARNTLVSKVYLLVILSSGVSIIGLQLLVAFDRLPHI, from the coding sequence ATGAAAGAGGTCTCAATTGTAAAGCAAATAGGGGCAGTAGCTATAATAGCTGGAACTGCAGTTGGAGCTGGTATGTTAGGTATTCCTTTTGCTGTTGCCGCAGTAGGCTTTAATTATGCAGTATTGGCTCTATTCCTAGTTTGGATAATTATGTATGCAACTGCTTTATTAATTGTTGAGGCAAATATTTCTCAGCCATTAGGCACAGATATGGATTCGATTGCTAGTAATATACTAGGTAAGCCTGGCAGGGTCTTGAATTTAGTCTTCTATTTACTACTTTTATATTCATTACTTACTGCTTATATATTTATGGGTGGACAGTTATTTAATGCTTATATATTTAGCTGGATTCATTTAGAAAATATAAATTTAGCAAAAATTCTATTTTGTGTAGTTTTTGGGTTCTTTATATATAAAGGGATTAGGGTAGTTTTTAGGGTTAATGAGTTGTTTCTAAGCCTAAAGATCTTAGCATTTATTTTATTTATAGCTTTTGTTGCGCCAAGTATACGAAGCTCTCTTTTAGAAGCTGACTCGTTAGGTGAAGGATATATTTGGTTTGCAATACCTATTCTTGTTACTTCATTTGGTTTTCATATTGTTATCCCTGCTATTAGGAACTATTTTGAAAATGATAGGATTTTTAAGAGAACTATTGCAATAGGAGCACTTACACCATTGATTATTTATTTAGTATGGGTGGTTGCTACTTTAGGTACTGTTAGTTTATATGGCCATGGAGGCTTTGTTGAGCTTAGTAGGGCAGGTAAAACACTTGCAGCCGCTTATCAAAACTTGGGTCAGCATAGTTCACTAATTTTCATAAAACTATTTGAGAATTTTGCGATTATTACATCGTTTTTAGGTGTTGCGTTAGCTCTATTTTCTTTTAATAGGGATCTATATAGTATTGATGTGGCTAAAAAGTTAAAAAGAGCATTAGTTCTTGTTATAACATTAGTACCACCTTTAATATTTGCTATGTATTTCGTAAATAGCTTTATAGCAGCTTTAGGCTATGCAAGTATATTTGTCGCAGTTTTGTTAATAATCCAGCCAGCTATGATGGTTTGGGTAGTTAGATCAAAAGAAGCTAGAAATACTCTTGTTAGTAAGGTGTATTTACTGGTAATATTATCAAGTGGCGTAAGTATTATAGGATTGCAATTGTTAGTAGCCTTTGATAGATTACCACATATATAA
- a CDS encoding APC family permease: MSLSNKKISTLSLTMLNISAIISLSSIAYMATIGLQSIFFYLIAAITFLLPTSLICAELSSMITQNNGGMFSWVKAGLGEKAGVLAMWLEWFNNVVSFPSSVTALVATFAYIGFRGFAENAHTSVSFWLVMVCVFIAISLFNCLPLRKVVVLNIIGAVFGMIIPGVLLILGAIYFLATGQSNLEYHGVEDILPAFSLGTYALLVKTLSSYSGIQSVAFHMTNIDKPEKNIPKSILIATLIIVSLTILTTVGLDIIIPVKDVNVLNGLIQGISQVLNIVGLGGVKPLIVIMISIGMLAALSTWVLGPARGMQTAAEQQLFPKIMAGKNRFNMPVNMLMIQVCIVIVLSTAFLIMPSVYAAFALLIAITSQFTVVTWVMVFVAAIRLRFTQPDTHRVFYVGKRNSNWLLITMSLVAIFMCSLGFILGLFPPGFSHVKDILRYTTILIIADIIIIAIPLVWIWLHRKRIV, from the coding sequence ATGAGTTTATCTAATAAGAAAATTTCGACTTTATCGTTAACGATGTTAAATATCTCTGCGATAATTAGCTTAAGTTCTATCGCATATATGGCAACGATTGGTCTACAGAGTATTTTCTTTTATCTAATTGCTGCAATTACATTTTTACTACCAACATCATTAATATGTGCTGAGCTTAGTAGTATGATTACACAGAATAATGGTGGGATGTTTAGTTGGGTCAAAGCCGGATTGGGTGAAAAAGCCGGTGTGCTTGCGATGTGGCTGGAGTGGTTTAATAATGTAGTGTCATTCCCTAGTTCTGTAACGGCATTAGTTGCGACTTTTGCTTATATTGGATTTCGAGGTTTTGCAGAGAATGCTCATACAAGCGTTTCCTTTTGGTTGGTAATGGTATGCGTGTTTATCGCTATAAGTTTATTTAATTGTTTACCTTTGAGAAAAGTTGTTGTTTTAAATATTATTGGTGCGGTATTTGGCATGATAATACCTGGGGTATTATTGATTTTGGGAGCAATTTACTTCTTAGCAACAGGTCAAAGTAATTTAGAGTATCATGGGGTTGAGGATATTTTACCAGCATTTTCTTTAGGAACTTATGCTTTATTAGTTAAAACTTTGTCTTCATATTCAGGTATCCAATCAGTAGCTTTTCATATGACAAATATTGATAAACCAGAGAAGAATATTCCTAAGTCAATTTTGATAGCTACTCTAATAATTGTTTCTTTAACTATTTTAACAACTGTAGGACTGGATATTATTATTCCGGTAAAAGATGTAAATGTCTTAAATGGTCTAATACAAGGTATTTCACAGGTTTTAAATATTGTTGGCTTAGGTGGTGTTAAACCCCTAATAGTTATAATGATAAGCATTGGGATGTTAGCAGCTCTAAGCACATGGGTTTTAGGTCCTGCTAGAGGTATGCAAACAGCAGCAGAACAACAGCTTTTTCCAAAAATAATGGCTGGTAAAAACAGATTTAATATGCCGGTTAATATGCTGATGATACAAGTATGTATAGTTATAGTATTATCGACAGCTTTTTTAATAATGCCATCAGTTTATGCAGCTTTTGCTTTATTGATCGCTATTACTTCACAATTTACAGTAGTTACATGGGTTATGGTATTTGTAGCAGCGATTAGGCTTAGATTTACTCAACCAGATACTCATAGAGTATTTTATGTAGGTAAGAGAAACTCTAATTGGCTATTGATAACTATGTCTTTGGTAGCAATATTTATGTGTTCTTTAGGTTTTATACTTGGGTTATTCCCACCAGGGTTTTCGCATGTTAAAGATATTTTACGCTATACTACTATTTTGATTATTGCCGATATAATAATTATCGCAATTCCACTTGTGTGGATTTGGTTACATAGAAAAAGAATTGTGTAA
- a CDS encoding membrane lipoprotein — translation MKSFLNKIFVGFVSGLISAMVLYFIFTFIRQQGIELNDQFKYTLYRLMVWGGVWAILFALPLTKNIFFKSSIVGLAVIFFNFIVLMPLSGKGLFASNAGVEVFVMNIVFNYLWALLAGIIYKTVAVSK, via the coding sequence ATGAAAAGTTTTTTAAATAAGATATTTGTAGGTTTCGTATCGGGCTTGATTAGTGCGATGGTGTTGTATTTTATTTTTACTTTTATTCGTCAACAGGGTATAGAGTTAAATGACCAGTTTAAGTATACACTATATAGATTAATGGTTTGGGGTGGTGTATGGGCGATACTATTTGCTTTACCCTTAACAAAAAATATCTTTTTCAAAAGTTCTATTGTGGGGTTAGCTGTTATTTTCTTTAACTTTATAGTTCTTATGCCATTGTCAGGCAAGGGTCTTTTTGCCTCAAATGCAGGTGTAGAGGTTTTTGTTATGAATATAGTGTTTAATTATTTATGGGCGCTATTAGCAGGAATTATTTATAAGACAGTTGCTGTCAGTAAATAG
- the lysA gene encoding diaminopimelate decarboxylase produces the protein MKDYIIFNNEKLFDYVQKKSLKTPSYIYDTQLLEDTFNRAKQALNKSFKDAEIHYAIKANHNPRIIDFVKKHDMGIDCVSGGEIKRALECGVDPSRIVFAGVGKADWEINLAIDSDVFIFNCESIEEIEVVNEIARNKSKQVNICLRINPNINAQTHRYISTGEFDDKFGIAFVDIFKWLEKDSANLKNINLVGLHYHVGSQILNHQVFQSLAIMTNKHVKQLHEKGVDIKHINFGGGLGVDYDSPKKNAIADFESFFESFANFFEYCNDVKLHFELGRSLVGQSGILLSQVLFNKTTQETNFLIVDAGMTELIRPALYQAQHKIVGLVDDIIDRQHYHVVGPICESSDVFAKHYLLPKLKRGDLIVIYSAGAYGKVLASEYNLRPEVKEYFI, from the coding sequence ATGAAAGATTATATTATTTTTAATAATGAAAAGTTGTTTGACTATGTACAAAAAAAATCGCTAAAAACACCTAGTTATATCTATGATACTCAATTGTTAGAAGATACTTTTAATAGGGCAAAACAGGCGTTGAATAAAAGCTTTAAAGATGCTGAGATTCATTATGCGATAAAGGCAAATCATAATCCTAGAATTATAGATTTTGTCAAAAAGCATGATATGGGTATAGATTGTGTAAGTGGTGGTGAGATAAAAAGAGCTTTAGAGTGCGGAGTTGACCCTAGTCGTATAGTATTTGCTGGAGTAGGGAAAGCAGATTGGGAAATCAATTTAGCTATTGATTCGGATGTTTTTATTTTTAATTGTGAGTCAATAGAAGAAATAGAAGTTGTAAATGAGATTGCTAGAAATAAATCAAAGCAAGTAAATATTTGTTTGAGAATAAACCCAAATATAAATGCTCAAACACATCGCTATATTAGTACTGGAGAGTTTGATGATAAATTTGGTATTGCGTTTGTAGATATCTTTAAATGGCTAGAAAAAGATTCTGCAAATCTTAAGAATATTAACTTAGTTGGGTTACATTATCATGTAGGTTCACAAATCCTAAATCATCAAGTTTTTCAGTCTTTAGCAATTATGACAAATAAACATGTTAAACAATTACATGAAAAGGGAGTCGATATAAAACATATTAATTTTGGTGGTGGATTAGGAGTTGATTATGATAGCCCTAAAAAGAATGCTATTGCAGATTTTGAAAGTTTTTTTGAGAGCTTTGCTAACTTTTTTGAATATTGTAATGATGTGAAATTGCATTTTGAGCTAGGTCGATCATTAGTGGGTCAATCTGGAATACTCTTATCACAGGTGTTATTTAACAAAACAACCCAAGAAACAAACTTTCTTATAGTTGATGCTGGAATGACTGAGCTAATTAGACCTGCTCTTTATCAAGCGCAACATAAAATAGTAGGATTAGTGGATGATATAATTGATAGGCAACATTATCATGTTGTAGGACCTATCTGTGAATCAAGTGATGTTTTTGCTAAGCATTATTTGCTGCCTAAATTAAAAAGAGGGGATTTAATAGTTATATATTCAGCAGGAGCTTATGGTAAAGTATTGGCCAGTGAGTATAATTTAAGACCAGAAGTTAAAGAATATTTTATATAG